The Maniola hyperantus chromosome 27, iAphHyp1.2, whole genome shotgun sequence genome has a window encoding:
- the LOC117994741 gene encoding oocyte zinc finger protein XlCOF6-like — protein sequence MDNMLRKIICRTCLTEASGYKSLLSKMDGDDRTVREVLTNFTNVDISVSDKYPKQVCDECYIMLFKADEFKKRCLQSETILKNGFLSHTFEELIKRELGSNTDLNVSNSYTNTQVTNNSYFDSSLKKNHSSTGEIEMAIVENYYHPIENFKNDQNLVKNEQDDSVHDDYDFTESTAIESTAIVEKTSNTGLSIRDTNSKEYDTSKMIQKPDSSKNQIALICTVCNEEFSNIELLQIHTLTHNDNVENYQCTICDTNFTCKLSLKSHIKTHKVKAKVKHKKRKNNENKNSLTLILTCPKCKEKFTVMESFQEHLKMHKEGNEESLVDNVKLNNEVQSYQCSLCMRKFERRLSLVTHIKRHEDKAQIKYPCKTCKREFQHKAHLENHVVLVHSKEKGFTCDICNKSFSTQDILDGHQERHNKVNRKHECKVCSKSFTMLSTLTEHIKIHTGEKPYLCSVCGRGFSQKNNMTQHMRRHQGLKPFKCQTCERGFVSKGELEAHTRKHSGAHPFVCDDCGGSFTTSSSLTKHRRIHTGERPYACDLCPMRFTVLNTLKNHRRTHTGEKPYQCSLCEKAFTQRNDLVSHIRCHTGERPYICTCCGQAFRKASALKVHIKVHGKESLIM from the exons ATGGATAATATGTTACGGAAAATAATATGCAGGACCTGTCTCACTGAGGCATCAGGCTATAAGTCTTTACTGAGCAAAATGGATGGGGACGATCGTACTGTACGAGAAGTATTAACTAATTTTACAAATGTGGACATATCAGTGAGCGATAAATATCCTAAACAGGTTTGTGATGAGTGCTACATAATGTTATTTAAAGCTGACGAGTTCAAAAAGCGATGTTTACAATCGGAAACTATATTAAAAAATGGTTTTCTCTCGCATACATTTGAAGAGTTAATAAAACGCGAATTGGGTAGTAATACAGATTTAAACGTCTCTAATTCATACACAAATACTCAGGTTACGAACAACAGTTACTTTGATAGTAGTTTAAAAAAGAATCACTCATCCACTGGCGAAATAGAAATGGCTATTGTAGAAAATTATTATCATCCAatagaaaactttaaaaatgatcAAAATTTGGTTAAAAATGAACAAGATGATTCCGTACATGACGATTATGATTTCACAGAAAGTACAGCTATAGAAAGCACTGCTATAGTTGAAAAAACATCAAATACAGGCTTGAGTATTCGAGATACGAATTCAAAAGAATATGATACAAGTAAAATGATCCAAAAACCTGATAGTAGCAAAAATCAAATAGCATTAATTTGTACAGTATGTAAcgaagaattttcaaatataGAACTTTTACAAATACATACGTTAACCCATAACGATAATGTCGAAAATTATCAATGTACTATATGCGATACTAATTTCACATGCAAATTGTCATTAAAAAGCCATATCAAAACACATAAAGTCAAAGCAAAAGTGAAACATAAGAAACGAAAAAATAACGAAAATAAAAACAGTCTAACTCTAATACTAACATGTCCGAAATGTAAAGAAAAATTTACCGTTATGGAATCATTCCAAGAGCATTTGAAAATGCATAAGGAAGGTAACGAAGAAAGTCTCGTTGATAATGTTAAGTTAAATAACGAAGTCCAGAGCTACCAGTGTTCGTTATGCATGCGTAAGTTTGAGCGGAGGCTGTCGTTAGTGACTCATATAAAACGACATGAAGACAAGGCACAGATAAAGTACCCGTGCAAGACTTGTAAAAGAGAATTTCAGCACAag gCACATCTAGAAAACCATGTAGTCCTGGTACATTCAAAGGAGAAAGGTTTTACTTGCGACATTTGTAATAAGAGTTTTTCCACACAAGACATTTTGGACGGTCATCAGGAAAGGCATAATAAAGTCAACAGGAAACATGAATGCAAG GTCTGCAGCAAATCTTTCACAATGCTGTCAACATTAACGGAGCATATAAAAATCCACACGGGTGAAAAACCGTACCTCTGCTCTGTCTGCGGGCGAGGATTCAGTCAGAAGAACAACATGACTCAGCACATGAGACGGCACCAGGGGCTGAAGCCGTTCAAATGTCAGACTTGCGAGAGGGG GTTCGTATCAAAAGGTGAACTAGAAGCCCACACTCGCAAGCACAGCGGGGCGCATCCGTTTGTATGTGACGACTGCGGAGGCAGTTTCACTACGTCCAGCTCTCTAACTAAACACAG gaGAATCCACACTGGAGAACGCCCATACGCCTGCGACTTATGCCCCATGAGATTCACCGTATTAAACACATTGAAGAACCATAGACGGACTCACACAGGTGAAAAACCGTATCAGTGCTCCCTTTGTGAAAAGGCCTTTACACAGAGGAACGATCTCGTCTCACATATACGATGTCACACTGGAGAGAGGCCTTATATATGCACGTGTTGTGGACAGGCCTTTAGGAAGGCCTCGGCGCTAAAAGTTCATATTAAAGTGCATGGGAAGGAAAGTTTGATTATGTAG